From Triticum aestivum cultivar Chinese Spring chromosome 7B, IWGSC CS RefSeq v2.1, whole genome shotgun sequence:
GCAGGAGTGGCGGCGGCAATTTTGGATGATTGTTATTTCGTTGCTTCTGATTTTTCTATGTCCAagtttgaacattgtaatagagaggcaaataaagtagctcatgaacTTGTTTCGTTGGCTAGATTTTCTGATACTATTTGATTGGTTTGAGGAGCCATCGAATGAAATTGTACCCTTCCTCTTCAACAATGTATAAGTTATTTTGATTGAATAAAGTTAGTATGTCTTCAAAAAAAAACCCGCAAATTTGTGGGTCCGGACTGGGTCAATCTCACATAAACTCAACATGTCGCTTCTGCAACATACACAAGGAGGAAAGGGAAGCAAATGACATACCGAAGGATGGCAAAAGCGTCGACAGCTCATTGCTTCATGCGTTTCCCCGTCAAAAAAAGTGTAGCTCTCACAATTACCTCTTTGATCTTGTAGTTGCTAGTGAAACATAGATCGGTACCAGTTTCATAGGAGAAATATTCCCATACATGGCCAATAATACTACAAACATGGAGGTTTATAAGCTTTCTACAGTTTTTTTCCCTAANNNNNNNNNNNNNNNNNNNNNNNNNNNNNNNNNNNNNNNNNNNNNNNNNNNNNNNNNNNNNNNNNNNNNNNNNNNNNNNNNNNNNNNNNNNNNNNNNNNNNNNNNNNNNNNNNNNNNNNNNNNNNNNNNNNNNNNNNNNNNNNNNNNNNNNNNNNNNNNNNNNNNNNNNNNNNNNNNNNNNNNNNNNNNNNNNNNNNNNNNNNNNNNNNNNNNNNNNNNNNNNGACAGTCGGCAGGAGTGGCGGCGACAATTTTGGATGATTGTTATTTTGTTGCTTCTGATTTTTCTATGTCCAagtttgaacattgtaatagagaggcaaataaagtagctcatgaacTTGCTTGGTTGGCTAGATTTTCTGATACTATTTGATTGGTTTGAGGAGCCATCGAATGAAATTGTACCCTTCCTCTTCAACAATGTATCAGTTATTTCGATTGAATAAAGTTAGtatgttttttaaaaaaaaacacaAGTTTGTGGGTCCAGACTGGGTCAATCTCACACAAACTCAACGTGTCGCTTCTGCAACACACACAAGGAGGAAAAGGAAGCAAATGACATACCAAAGGATGGCAAGGCGTCGACAGCTCATTGCTTCATGCGTTTCCCCGTCAAAAAAAGTGTAGCTCTCACAATTACCTCTTTGATCTTGTAGTTGCGAGTGAAACATTGATCGGTACCAGTTTCATAGGAGAAATATTTCCATACATGGCCAATAATACTACAAACATGGAGGTTTATTATAAGCTTTCTACAGATTTTTGTCCTAACAATGACTCCCCTCTGATTTTCCCCCTANNNNNNNNNNNNNNNNNNNNNNNNNNNNNNNNNNNNNNNNNNNNNNNNNNNNNNNNNNNNNNNNNNNNNNNNNNNNNNNNNNNNNNNNNNNNNNNNNNNNNNNNNNNNNNNNNNNNNNNNNNNNNNNNNNNNNNNNNNNNNNNNNNNNNNNNNNNNNNNNNNNNNNNNNNNNNNNNNNNNNNNNNNNNNNNNNNNNNNNNNNNNNNNNNNNNNNNNNNNNNNNNNNNNNNNNNNNNNNNNNNNNNNNNNNNNNNNNNNNNNNNNNNNNNNNNNNNNNNNNNNNNNNNNNNNNNNNNNNNNNNNNNNNNNNNNNNNNNNNNNNNNNNNNNNNNNNNNNNNNNNNNNNNNNNNNNNNNNNNNNNNNNNNNNNNNNNNNNNNNNNNNNNNNNNNNNNNNNNNNNNNNNNNNNNNNNNNNNNNNNNNNNNNNNNNNNNNNNNNNNNNNNNNNNNNNNNNNNNNNNNNNNNNNNNNNNNNNNNNNNNAGGCCTGAATGAATCAACAATGATGCAAAGAGGTAAAAATGACAAGAAAATGACATTATGCGAACAAACAAGTCTCGATTTCTTCCAAACGTACGCACAACATGTGAAAACCGCGCAAAATCTGACAAGAAAATGACAGCAATAGAAATGAAACCCCTCTTGCCTCCCTCTTCCTCCCGGCCGGCAAAAACTTCAGACACCGCCTCTATTTACACACCATCAACAGGGCGGTCTTTCGCTCTTTGGCCGGGTAGAAGAAGAGCAGGGGGATGGACGCCTGATGCACAGGCAGTAACTTGTAAAACTAACATGGTGACGTCCTTCGTGAGTGCCCTGCACTTCAACGAATGGTCCTTCTTCTCTACTGTGCTGCCCTCGGTCAGGCGGAGGACAACGACAAGCGGCTGGACCACGCCGGCAGCGGTGATGCAGGCTGCTTGCGGTTGCGGGCGTGCGCCGCCTCCAGCTCAGAGGTGAGCATGTCGAACATGACCTGCACGTCCTGGTACCCGCAGGTCTGCACGTCCTCGTGGAGCTTCAGTATCCCGCCGCTGCCTGCATCACAGTAGGCAGATTCAGTTTCAGACAAGCTTTTTTACTTTACTTTTCTCTTCTTTTGAGACAAGTTTCAGATGTGTTCTTTGTTGAAAAAAATCTCTAACATAAGGTACATTGACGTCTCAGTTTCAATCAAACAATGCTACAAAAGTATTGATTGCTTTCTAGGCTCATAGCAACAGGAGCTTCTGCTCCATTCCCTACTGATGAAAAAGGCACCACAAGTTACTTCAGTCCATCCAAATGGACGGACAGACGCAAATAGAAGGCCTCTCCCATAAGAGATGGAAAAGGCCTACTGGTCCAGCAGGAAATCCGTACAAGGTATGAGAGATCGATCTGAGTGGTCCTAAAGCTTGCAAAAAGAAAAGATCTGATGGATGATCATTGAGGCCCCTTGGTGTTTGGAGCATACTACGAATTTTCCGACGTGTACATGTTTCATGTGAAGTTCCTGTAAAATCCTATGGTTTGAAACACAGAAAGCCTCCACGAATCCCATACGAATTTAAGCTAGAATCCTGCAAACCATGCCATGCGTACCTCATCACACCACGCGATATTGAAATCGAGAAGTAAATGTTAGTAGCACTGCCGCGGCTACACAACGAGATCCCGGAGAGCGAATTTACTGCACTTAATTCCGGAGATAATACTACCCAGCAGAACAAGCATCATCTCCTATTCTTTGGTCTGCATGTTGGGGATCTATTTACCAATTTTCTTCTAATAACAGAAGGGAAACTTTCGGCCTCTTCCACTCGACAATCCATATCACACATTGTTCACATCACAATCTATTCAAAATGATGTTTGGTGCAGTATAAAGACCAACAAACCAGCTTACAGAAAGAAGTGAAAATGTAGAATTACAGGTAAATTGTCATGTTTTTCTGTATAGTCGTAAATCTGGACTGTATTGTACTTCTGTTCACCAGATCTTCTTACCCACAGGTAAGCAAATTTTGATTTTCTTCTGAGTGCAGAAATTTCTCATCTTTTTTCTCTTTGTATCCCTTTAGGCGAACAACCAAATAAGGAATAGCCCTTGAACGAATACATATCATTACTAAGAGGGAAAGAAAAACAACTTTCCTATCGATGAACAAATAAAGGGGCCCAAGAAATCAATCATTCCCGTGAAATCGAAATTTGCTGCCAAACATGCATCTAGACGTCCCGACCAATGACCTGCGTTTTTTCAGACCCACATTTCATCTGTTTATTCTTTCACTCATTTCAGGAACACTGAAGGAAGCAAAATGAAGAGAAAATCTTCGCCATCTAGCGCTTCCAATCAAGAAACCAACCGGAAATCTTCACCGTTTTTCTAGACCAACATGCGTGTGGGCAGTGGTTGAGTTGGAGAGGAGTGCGGGGAGGGAGACTGACCCGACTTGCTGCcgcggaggaggcggccggagacgGCGGCCCACGCACGGCGCGCCCGGAACACGACCTTCTTCCGCCAACACGCCATCAGCGCTGCGGACGTTCTGGTAGTTTTGCAGTGGCGGTTCCGTcgccgtcggcgtcggcgtcggcgtggtCGTGGGTGGCTTGGCTACTGCGGAGTGGCCGTTTTTCTCTGCTCTGTGCGCGTGACGCCGGGAGGGGGCGGCTTTTTATCCCCTTGCGGAGGAGGCGGCTTGGAGCGTTGGCTCCCCTTTTGCGATTAATATTTTCATCTTTTGCTGCTTCGTTTGCGTGTTAGCTATGTGCACGCCGGGTTTCTGGGTACACACCGTTGCCGCTTGTGTGGCAGATCTGATTTGGGTGGCAGGGATTAATCGCAAAATCTACTTTTAATGGCCCTCGCTAGGCGTTATCCGGTTAATCCCGCGAGCGGATGCGGATCAGCCGTttgaaactactccctccgttcctaaatataagtctttatagagttTTCACTATGaaccatatacggatgtatatagatgcattttagaatgtagattcactcattctgctccgtatgtggtccatagtgaattctctccaaagacttacatttagaaacGGAAGGAGTATATGGTTACAATCACGGCCCACTAAATCCTCGATACATGGGGTCATGCCTATGTATGGAGCACACTGCAGTGATGCATACATGGGGTCCGACTATACAATACTACATATTTTGTTCTCTCCTAAGTTTCTTTTGTTGTGTTGTGCTAAAAGGCGTCGTTTCCAAAATTCTTATCAGTTGTAGAAACTACATCCATTCGAATCTTTTTTAAGTCTACAATGCAAAGTGTGAGCTTCAACCAAATTCAATCGGCTCTATAATTCTAAATCACATCCACACTGCAGTTTTTGTGTgttgcccccccccctcccccctcctaaACTGTTGCGGCATTCTCTTTTGTGACACCGCCCAAAATCAAAAACTTTTTCAAAATGTACACATGTACGTAATAAAGATTGGGTGAGTTGCGGTCATCGGCCGACTAAGAAGAGATATAGCTTTTTGCACGGTGGGTGATTCGGCTTTGTAGTATGCGACTTGCATCACGTCCTAGCATGCATCATTTACATGTTTGAATGGATATTTCAACGTTTTAACAATTCAAACCTCAAATTTGTGAAACTGTATAAAGAAAGACCCAATAATTGGACCCGCCTGTCGTAGGTATGTCGACGACACCATTGCACACGAGGAGGAGCAACCACAACTATAGTTTCATTTTGTAGGGAGCTACAGGCTTTAGGTATTCACATATTCAACTATGCATGTCGGCTACTACAAAACCATAATCGATGCTCGTCGAAATTTCATTCATGGTACTAGCCCATATATCGTACATAAGGAGTGGATCCAAACGACACTCATATGGCTATTGCCTTTGTACTACAAGGCTAAGAAATGGATCAAGACTATCATGCAAGAACGCCAAGGAGATGGACCCAAGACATTAATTTTGGGGCAGAAGGAAAAACCGGCACTTTGTTCCTAACGAGCTTAGTAAAGATCGAGATAGGTATATTGAAGCATGTTTGCATTGACCTTCTCCTTTCGCAGTACAGAATTATGCGTGCGAACTTCAAATAAGCTTTTTACAAAATGTCCTAAAGTCTAGGATAATGTCCTCAAATAAATCTTATATGCAGTGTAAAAAGAAACACAGCGAATATAATACCTAAAAGAGAGATAAAATCAGTAAGATGTTTACGGACAACTTTTTTTTAACTATATATTTATGGACAACTTACTTTGCCCTCACATATTGTGGTTGCTAAAAATAGACTGATGCACTGCTAAAAAAATGACATGATATGTGTCAGAGATAGTAACACGTATCTAAACTACTGATTCAATTGGGCATGCCTAAAAAATCCTCTGACTCCATGTGCAGCGGAGCTTTCGCTTGTCATTACCTTTCCTGTACCGGCCGACCTGACGCCGCGGAAATTTCGACACGTCACCGCGAGCTCACGTGCTTTGGCGACATCAGACCGTTCTGCGGGACCCACCGCGGCGACCAGCATTCATTGGGTGGGCGCGAGCGTGTGTAACCTCCGGCTGGTGAGGGGGCACGTGGCGAGACGCTACAGAGCACCGGCGAGATATTTTTAGGAGCTGACGGTGCACTATCGTACCATGATCGCCCGGATATGGTCGCTGATATTTATTCTCTCTCCACGGATCTGGGCTATGACTTCAGGGTGTGTTTGGATTCCCTCCACTCCTCAACTCCGCTTGTGGAGCCGGTGGAGCGGCGCCGAACGCCCGAACTCTGCGGAGTTGAAAATCTGAAGCGGAGCAGGCTACAGTGCAATTCTACGGAGCTacagtttttttttttgaaggcAAAGCAACGCTTTATAGATTTAACGGTTCTCGGGCATGTCACCCGAGACACAAACAGCCACACTGGGCGGTACAATAGAGTTCCACTCCATATAGTTATTAGGAAGACACATACGACCTATCTTGGCTAGTTCATGTGCTGCTGAATTCGCAGACCGTCTACAAGCAATGATGCTAAACTTCGAAAACCACATTTTCATCTCGTATTTGAGGTCTTCAATGATTGATGCATAAGGTGAGGAGTCTGCCGCACGGGCGTTCATGGCCTCAGCAAGTAACTGTGAGTCGGTTTCAAAGGCAACCCTCGTCGCTCCCAGTTCCGACGCCGTCATCACTGCTGCCGCCAATGCATTGACCTCTGCCCCAAACGCATCTTGGATATTCTCCTGACGGCCAGCCCGAGCAGCAAGAACCTGCCCCGAGCTATCTCGAGCAATCACACCCCATCCACCCATAGAGCATCCTGGAGGGAACGCTCCATCAAGGTTAAACTTGACCGTCTCTGTGTGCGGTGGATTCCACTTCTCCggcggcttcttcttcttcttcggcgtAAAGACTTCCTCATACTCTAGTGCATTGCATCGGATTCTTCTGACCATCTCTTCCACTTGCATGGGCGTCTCCCCTTCCCGGACCTTATTCCTCTAATTCCACCATTGCCACCAGAAGGTTATTATTAGAACACGCTTCTTTTCGTCTAACTCCCACAGTATATCAAGCATCGCATGCACACTAGTGATCTGTTCGAGCTACAGTTTTCAGGATCTCAGATCTGGAAAATCACAGAGTTGATAAGATTTACGGAAGAGTTGCCACCGCCAAGTGGAAAACGGTTGGAGCGGCCGCGTCTGAGTCGCTCGTTTATGCAGTTCTGCCTCTCCTCCTGGATCGGGAGCGAAGCTGTTGCCAAACAGTTTTTTTTAGTGCTATTTTTTAGAAGGAGCAGCATTTTGGGTGGAGGAGCGGGAGTTGAGGATTCAGAGGAGCTGGGCCATTTCCGAACAGGCCCTGAGTGTCTGAATACGTACCACAATGTTGCCACATTAATTAATTTGatttgattgagatgagaaaaaagTCTCTATTGCTACGCAGTATAGTATTTTCTTGACCAGACTGCTATAGTATAGTCCACCGCAAAACatctaagagcatcttcagccgcgcccccaacaggcccgcCAAGGCGACTTTTTTCGGGCCGGCGCCGAAAAACCCCCTCAGTCACGCCCCAAGACGCAGAAATCCGTCGGCTTGGCCCCTTTTTCGGCCCGGCGAtcccaggccgaacccagcgcgctggggcgctcgggggctccggcggaAGGGAAGAACACGCTTGGGCCACACTGTCACGCGAAAAGTCAAGGCAATCATCTAGATTCGCCCCCACCCCCGCGTGCTCGGCCACTACCCTGCCGATCCCGACACCGCCCATCGCCTAGcaccgctagataggccattccccgccggaaaagaaGAAGGTTTCGCCACGGCTACCTCTCAAGCACCTTCCGACGAGTTTTCCGGCACTCCGAACGCGCAGGGCGGTATACCGGCGGCTGTGCGCCCACCACGCTCGCCAGATGTTCGGCGATTTATCTGCTCGGAGATGGACTCGGACTACGAGAAGGCGCTCGCGGCGTTGCGGGAGGAGGAAGCTGATGCCGACGTTTAGGACgaggagcatctcatggtcctcgccacCCTTGTTggcctgctcgcgagcaatgaaaagccgcggcgaggtgctcggcgccggggcggctgaaagcaaagaaacgacatcgtctggaaggctattgcatgctctactccgactacttcgccgacgctccattgcACGGTGACAAACTATTTCGGcgtcgttatcggatgagccgaaagcttttcctcaggattgtgaattccatccgggagttcgacagctacttcaagtgaaAGAAGGATTGCactggcacacttggattcacctcaattcAGAAGTGCACAACAACTATGAGGATgtttgcatacggagctcccggtgattcactcggcgactatgggcgcatggccgagtccacgaccattgagtgtttctacaagttctgtagGGCAGTAGTGGCAGTGTTTGGACTGCAATACTTGCGATCATCCAAAGTTGAAGACACTGCtcagatcctagcacagaatgcagcaagaggatttcctgggatgcttggaagcatcgactacatgcattgaaaatggaagaactgtccatttgcttggcaggggatgtacaaaggcgccataGACGgttgtgttggagatatgccctagatgcaatcatgtatgatgatatttcctatgtgtttatgaataaagatagtccttggacattatcaa
This genomic window contains:
- the LOC123160707 gene encoding uncharacterized protein, whose amino-acid sequence is MACWRKKVVFRARRAWAAVSGRLLRGSKSGSGGILKLHEDVQTCGYQDVQVMFDMLTSELEAAHARNRKQPASPLPAWSSRLSLSSA